The proteins below come from a single Chryseobacterium capnotolerans genomic window:
- the chrH gene encoding MNIO family chryseobactin maturase, with amino-acid sequence MRRPLLGLSMMAEAEFISAIMPLLQSNSVEVLEWSFDTFYNMEEPSWLGDLLNFYAENNRLIGHGVYYSLFDAQWSERQEMWLSQLKQEFQKRKYNHITEHFGFMNTENFHQGVPLPVSLHSKTLEIGKDRLYRLQDAVQVPVGIENLAFSFSLDDVMEQGAFLDQLTEDVDGFLILDLHNIYCQSCNFEVEMQEIIKLYPLNKVREIHLSGGSWQESAYGKKPVRRDTHDDSIPEEILLILPSILSQCENLEYMIIERLGHTINTEEKRNRFLDDFDKVRALIDSSDLEIQNKNPWSKKEVQFPQKPLEDMILHEEQTLLTKLLFDSVEAVSIQNHEFHYFKTENWDPEMILTAQNIIKKWNPY; translated from the coding sequence ATGAGAAGACCACTGCTAGGATTATCTATGATGGCAGAAGCAGAGTTTATTTCTGCTATTATGCCTTTATTACAAAGCAATTCTGTTGAAGTGCTTGAATGGTCATTTGATACATTCTACAATATGGAAGAACCTTCTTGGCTTGGTGATCTGCTTAATTTTTATGCAGAAAATAATCGTTTGATTGGTCATGGAGTATATTATTCTTTATTTGATGCCCAATGGAGCGAAAGACAGGAGATGTGGCTTAGCCAATTAAAACAAGAGTTTCAAAAAAGAAAATATAACCATATTACGGAACATTTCGGTTTTATGAATACCGAAAATTTTCATCAGGGAGTACCATTACCCGTTTCTTTACACTCTAAAACATTAGAGATTGGGAAAGATAGGCTTTACAGGTTACAGGATGCCGTGCAGGTTCCTGTTGGGATAGAAAATCTTGCCTTTTCATTTTCATTGGATGATGTAATGGAACAAGGAGCGTTTCTTGATCAATTGACAGAAGATGTGGATGGGTTCCTGATTCTTGATCTCCACAATATCTATTGCCAGTCCTGTAATTTTGAAGTGGAAATGCAGGAAATTATTAAGCTGTATCCTTTGAATAAAGTTCGGGAAATTCATCTGTCAGGAGGGAGCTGGCAGGAAAGTGCTTACGGGAAGAAACCGGTGCGGAGAGATACGCATGATGATTCAATTCCTGAAGAGATACTGCTGATATTGCCTTCAATATTATCCCAATGTGAAAATCTGGAATATATGATCATTGAAAGGTTGGGACACACCATTAATACAGAAGAGAAAAGAAACCGTTTTCTGGATGATTTTGATAAAGTTAGGGCACTGATTGACTCATCAGATCTGGAAATTCAAAATAAAAATCCCTGGAGTAAGAAGGAAGTGCAATTCCCCCAAAAACCTTTAGAAGATATGATTTTACATGAAGAACAGACATTGCTGACAAAGCTGTTGTTTGACAGTGTTGAAGCTGTATCTATTCAAAATCATGAATTTCACTATTTTAAAACAGAAAATTGGGATCCGGAAATGATTCTTACCGCTCAGAACATCATTAAAAAATGGAATCCTTACTAA
- the chrI gene encoding chryseobasin maturation helper ChrI: protein MKMTTVLLIITAVLTALIAGLFYAYSCSVVLGLGKLSDVEYLKAMQNINREILNPVFFASFMGTAILLPVSAFFLRGEQPVFMFLLLAALAYLIGVFGVTVAGNVPMNDQLDQFDISGAGIEAIKQMRENFETRWNFLNNIRTVFSVVSIILTICACIWHKEV, encoded by the coding sequence ATGAAAATGACAACTGTATTATTAATCATCACAGCTGTACTTACAGCACTTATTGCAGGGCTTTTTTACGCTTATTCATGTTCTGTAGTGCTTGGGTTAGGAAAGCTGTCAGATGTTGAATATTTGAAGGCAATGCAGAATATCAATCGTGAAATTCTGAATCCTGTCTTTTTTGCAAGTTTTATGGGGACTGCAATTCTTCTTCCGGTGTCTGCATTCTTCCTGCGTGGAGAACAGCCTGTTTTTATGTTTCTTTTATTAGCAGCATTAGCTTATTTGATAGGTGTTTTTGGAGTTACAGTAGCAGGAAATGTTCCTATGAATGATCAGCTTGATCAATTTGATATCTCCGGAGCTGGTATTGAGGCTATTAAACAAATGCGTGAGAATTTTGAAACAAGATGGAATTTCCTGAATAATATAAGAACTGTTTTTTCGGTAGTCAGTATTATATTGACAATTTGTGCTTGTATTTGGCATAAAGAAGTATAG
- a CDS encoding nucleoside-diphosphate kinase, translating to MSNITFTMIKPDAVADGHIGAILGKIAEGGFKIKALKLTQLTVADAKKFYEVHAERPFYGELVEFMSSGPIVAAVLEKDNAVEDFRTLIGATNPAEAAEGTIRKMFARSIGENAVHGSDSDENALIEAQFHFSGREIF from the coding sequence ATGTCTAACATTACATTCACTATGATTAAGCCTGATGCAGTTGCTGACGGACATATCGGTGCAATATTGGGTAAGATTGCTGAAGGAGGTTTTAAAATCAAAGCTTTAAAATTAACTCAGCTTACAGTTGCTGATGCAAAAAAATTCTATGAAGTACACGCTGAAAGACCATTTTATGGTGAATTAGTAGAGTTCATGAGTTCTGGTCCTATCGTAGCTGCAGTTTTAGAAAAAGACAATGCAGTTGAAGATTTCAGAACATTAATTGGAGCTACTAATCCTGCTGAGGCAGCAGAAGGTACTATCAGAAAAATGTTTGCTAGAAGCATCGGAGAAAATGCTGTTCACGGTTCAGATTCTGACGAGAATGCATTAATCGAGGCTCAGTTCCATTTTTCAGGAAGAGAGATTTTCTAA
- the chrP gene encoding chryseobasin maturation metalloprotease ChrP, with protein sequence MKFEKKSLKFLEKYLNTSSPTGYEHKGQEVWMDYIRPYVDKIEVDHYGTCYGIINPEAEFKVVIEAHADEISWYVNYITDDGLIYVIRNGGSDQTIAPSKVVHIHGENGIVKGVFGWPAIHTRANQDEPTPKIENIFIDCGAISKKEVEDMGIFVGCMITYPDEFFEMNDRYFVCRALDNRIGGFMIAEVARLLKENKKSIPFGLYITNSVQEEVGLYGADMIADTIKPNIAIVTDVTHDTTTPMIEKKKEGDQKCGAGPVVFFAPSVHHTIRELIIDTAKTKKIPYQRAAASRATGTDTDAFAHSNGGVPSALISLPLRYMHTTVEMVSKEDVANVIRLIYETVLKIKPEMKLKYH encoded by the coding sequence ATGAAATTTGAAAAGAAATCTTTAAAATTTTTAGAAAAATATTTAAACACTTCATCTCCAACAGGTTACGAACATAAGGGACAAGAGGTTTGGATGGATTATATCAGACCTTATGTAGACAAGATTGAAGTGGATCATTACGGAACATGCTACGGGATCATCAATCCTGAAGCAGAATTCAAAGTAGTGATTGAAGCTCATGCTGATGAAATTTCCTGGTATGTTAATTATATTACGGATGATGGATTGATTTATGTAATCAGAAACGGAGGCTCAGATCAGACCATTGCCCCATCAAAAGTAGTACACATTCACGGAGAAAACGGAATTGTAAAAGGTGTATTCGGATGGCCTGCCATTCATACCAGAGCCAATCAGGACGAGCCTACTCCAAAAATCGAAAATATCTTTATCGACTGTGGTGCTATTTCCAAAAAAGAAGTAGAAGACATGGGAATTTTTGTAGGATGTATGATCACCTACCCTGATGAATTCTTCGAAATGAATGACCGGTATTTTGTTTGCAGAGCTCTTGATAACAGAATCGGTGGTTTTATGATTGCTGAAGTAGCAAGGCTTCTAAAAGAAAACAAAAAATCTATTCCATTTGGTCTTTATATTACCAATTCTGTACAGGAAGAAGTTGGGTTATACGGTGCTGATATGATTGCTGACACCATTAAACCTAATATTGCAATCGTAACTGATGTTACACACGATACAACGACTCCAATGATCGAAAAAAAGAAAGAAGGAGATCAGAAGTGCGGCGCAGGACCTGTAGTATTCTTCGCACCAAGTGTTCACCATACTATCAGAGAGCTTATTATTGACACCGCAAAAACAAAGAAAATTCCTTATCAAAGGGCTGCAGCAAGCAGAGCAACAGGAACAGATACTGATGCTTTTGCACATTCTAACGGCGGTGTGCCAAGTGCTCTAATTTCCTTACCTTTGCGCTATATGCATACAACAGTAGAAATGGTGTCTAAAGAAGACGTAGCCAATGTTATTAGATTGATCTACGAAACAGTTCTGAAGATTAAGCCGGAGATGAAACTGAAGTATCATTAA
- a CDS encoding alpha-L-fucosidase yields MKSRLIKAVFLGLIFSAQSINAQAQTVDNSKKMEWFKNAKLGIFIHWGIYSVNGISESWSFFNNYINHENYMKQLNGFSASEYQPKQWVDLIKESGAKYAVITTKHHDGISLWNTKAEKAISIPQNALAQKDVLTPFISALKKSGLKTGLYFSLPDWSHPYYDINTRTKKRYEIKDEPTRWQNFISYYQSQLNELSSHYAPDLLWFDGDWEHTSEEWKATQTLDLLKKYNPNIIINSRLNNHGDYDTPEQGIPVVPPQNPYWELCYTMNDSWGYQPYDKKYKTPNMIVSTLADVISMGGNLLLDIGPKSDGTIPEEQIDILKNLGRWTSKNQHAVYETTRGIPFNNYKGKSSLSTSKKSLFLYLDEAKNFTKIYGLATKPLLAKIIGDPAAVVTTDYNAEKTLTLKFSNVKFDKDVTVVEVIFENPPTFLKDFKKEEQSLAEILEIKNTQEAVYNIANALHYDHNLLTHDGLTHDGLDMKIKKTPQTNPETLQWISKHSEALFETGKGLPEGHFSGMSALSKDQQTLYLFIEGAPTGPIALKGIKNDVARIRIVGDGSMLTHTIYNKLYWSDRPGIIYIDIPKERLDKQMTVLAVLLNKPIELYRENVGAIENNL; encoded by the coding sequence ATGAAAAGCCGTCTGATTAAAGCTGTTTTCCTTGGGTTGATATTCTCTGCACAGAGTATCAATGCTCAGGCTCAAACAGTTGACAACAGTAAAAAAATGGAATGGTTTAAAAATGCAAAACTGGGCATTTTTATTCATTGGGGAATCTACTCTGTTAACGGGATCTCCGAATCCTGGTCATTCTTCAATAATTATATTAATCACGAAAATTATATGAAACAGCTGAATGGTTTTTCAGCTTCAGAATATCAGCCAAAGCAATGGGTAGACCTTATTAAGGAATCCGGAGCAAAATATGCTGTTATTACCACAAAACACCATGATGGTATTTCACTCTGGAACACAAAAGCAGAAAAAGCGATAAGCATTCCCCAAAACGCTCTGGCCCAAAAAGACGTTCTCACTCCTTTTATTTCCGCACTGAAAAAGTCAGGTTTAAAAACAGGTCTTTATTTCTCATTGCCAGACTGGAGCCATCCGTATTATGACATCAATACCCGGACAAAAAAGCGTTACGAAATAAAAGACGAACCTACACGATGGCAGAATTTTATCAGCTATTATCAAAGTCAGCTTAATGAACTCTCCTCTCATTATGCCCCCGATCTTCTTTGGTTCGATGGAGACTGGGAACATACATCTGAGGAATGGAAAGCCACTCAAACCTTAGATTTACTTAAGAAATACAACCCTAATATTATCATCAATTCAAGGCTCAATAATCATGGAGACTATGACACTCCTGAACAAGGCATCCCGGTAGTACCTCCACAAAACCCTTATTGGGAGCTTTGCTATACCATGAATGATTCCTGGGGATACCAGCCTTATGATAAAAAATATAAGACCCCGAATATGATCGTAAGCACATTGGCAGATGTGATCAGCATGGGTGGAAATCTTTTGCTGGATATCGGTCCGAAATCAGACGGAACCATTCCGGAGGAACAGATTGATATTCTTAAAAACCTTGGACGCTGGACCTCCAAAAATCAGCATGCTGTTTACGAAACAACACGCGGAATTCCTTTTAATAATTACAAAGGAAAATCATCTTTATCAACTTCTAAAAAATCATTATTCCTTTATCTTGATGAAGCCAAAAATTTCACAAAAATCTATGGACTGGCAACAAAACCTCTTTTGGCAAAAATCATTGGAGATCCTGCCGCTGTTGTTACAACAGATTATAATGCTGAAAAAACACTGACTTTAAAATTTTCCAATGTAAAATTTGATAAAGATGTTACTGTTGTAGAAGTTATTTTTGAGAATCCACCTACATTTCTGAAAGATTTTAAGAAGGAAGAACAGTCTCTTGCCGAGATATTGGAAATCAAAAATACACAGGAAGCAGTTTATAATATAGCTAATGCTCTGCACTATGATCATAATTTATTGACACATGATGGTTTAACTCATGATGGTCTTGATATGAAAATTAAAAAAACACCTCAAACAAACCCGGAAACCCTGCAATGGATAAGCAAACACTCTGAAGCTTTATTTGAAACAGGAAAAGGATTACCAGAGGGACACTTCTCTGGAATGAGTGCTTTATCAAAAGACCAACAAACCCTTTATCTTTTTATAGAGGGAGCCCCTACCGGCCCTATTGCTCTAAAAGGAATAAAAAATGACGTTGCCAGAATACGAATCGTGGGTGATGGCAGCATGCTTACTCACACTATTTACAATAAACTATACTGGAGTGACCGGCCAGGAATCATTTACATTGATATTCCTAAAGAAAGACTGGATAAACAGATGACTGTCTTAGCTGTTTTGCTGAATAAACCTATTGAATTATACAGAGAAAATGTAGGAGCTATTGAAAACAACCTTTAA
- the chrA gene encoding MNIO class RiPP chryseobasin precursor ChrA has product MKIPTLLMASLLAVGVSAQTTKPAANTKKPVKKVKKVAPAPESPEKPKPTTPKAIVKKDTVKMSHFSCPACGMG; this is encoded by the coding sequence ATGAAAATCCCAACATTATTAATGGCGAGTTTATTGGCAGTAGGAGTTTCAGCACAAACTACAAAACCTGCAGCAAATACCAAAAAGCCGGTGAAGAAAGTTAAAAAGGTTGCTCCAGCTCCAGAAAGTCCAGAAAAACCTAAACCGACGACCCCTAAAGCTATTGTTAAAAAAGATACCGTGAAGATGAGTCATTTTTCTTGTCCAGCCTGTGGAATGGGGTAG
- a CDS encoding DUF4294 domain-containing protein, with translation MNFSKIICLFMFFFGASVYGQEDTVVAKPLNQYPAESLKVDEFGNKYYYDEQQKVKIYEVNGEPVVVMDELVLVNKPRFNNQLDKNYYYFLNKKLYRVYPLFVTALQQYRDIQVDMTDMDNKAKRKFIRERQNMLADQYEKQLRDLTTTEGQVFAKLMNRATGKNVYEIIKEMRGGFSAFWWNLKGKMADIDLKERYDPHKNRTDEFVESLLQSNWNSGYLKPYPGATDFKVKK, from the coding sequence ATGAATTTTAGTAAGATTATCTGTCTTTTTATGTTCTTTTTTGGAGCCAGTGTTTATGGGCAGGAAGATACTGTGGTCGCAAAACCGCTGAATCAATACCCCGCTGAGTCTTTAAAAGTAGATGAATTTGGCAATAAGTATTATTATGACGAGCAGCAGAAAGTTAAGATCTATGAAGTAAATGGGGAGCCTGTAGTAGTAATGGATGAACTGGTTTTAGTGAATAAACCAAGGTTCAATAATCAATTAGATAAAAACTATTATTATTTCTTAAACAAGAAGCTATATAGGGTGTATCCGTTATTTGTAACTGCATTACAGCAATACAGAGATATCCAGGTAGACATGACTGATATGGATAATAAAGCCAAGAGAAAGTTCATCAGAGAAAGGCAAAATATGCTTGCTGATCAATATGAAAAGCAATTAAGAGATCTTACTACTACCGAAGGACAAGTTTTTGCAAAGCTAATGAATAGAGCAACCGGTAAAAATGTATATGAAATCATTAAAGAGATGAGAGGTGGATTTAGTGCCTTTTGGTGGAATCTGAAAGGAAAGATGGCGGATATTGATTTAAAAGAACGATATGATCCTCATAAAAACAGAACAGACGAATTTGTAGAATCATTACTGCAGTCTAACTGGAATTCGGGGTATCTGAAACCTTATCCGGGAGCAACTGATTTTAAAGTAAAGAAGTAA
- the rpe gene encoding ribulose-phosphate 3-epimerase, with translation MKTKLIAPSLLSADFGNLQRDIEMLNNSQADWFHIDVMDGRFVPNISFGFPVMKTVQQHAKKFVDVHLMIVEPEKYVDEFINHGADLISVHYEACTHLHRTIHHIQSKGVKAGVVLNPSTPVLMLEDIIADVDLVLLMSVNPGFGGQKFIENTYKKIAETKDLILSNNSTALIEVDGGVNLDNASKLFEAGADVLVAGNAVFSAESPERTIELLKI, from the coding sequence ATGAAAACGAAGCTTATTGCTCCATCCCTTTTATCTGCAGACTTTGGGAACCTGCAAAGAGACATTGAAATGTTAAACAATTCTCAGGCAGACTGGTTCCATATTGATGTAATGGACGGCAGATTCGTCCCTAACATTTCATTTGGTTTTCCAGTAATGAAAACCGTTCAGCAGCATGCTAAAAAATTCGTGGATGTTCACTTAATGATCGTAGAGCCTGAAAAATATGTTGATGAATTCATCAACCATGGTGCGGACCTTATATCTGTTCATTATGAAGCATGTACCCACCTTCACAGAACAATCCACCATATCCAAAGCAAAGGAGTAAAGGCCGGTGTTGTTCTAAATCCTTCTACCCCTGTTTTAATGCTTGAAGATATTATTGCAGATGTAGATCTTGTATTATTAATGAGTGTAAATCCAGGATTTGGAGGACAGAAATTCATTGAGAACACTTACAAGAAAATTGCTGAAACTAAAGATCTTATCCTGAGCAATAACTCAACCGCTCTTATTGAAGTAGACGGAGGCGTAAACCTTGACAATGCTTCTAAACTTTTCGAAGCTGGAGCAGATGTTCTGGTTGCCGGAAATGCAGTATTCTCTGCTGAAAGCCCGGAAAGAACTATTGAACTTTTGAAAATCTAA